The following coding sequences lie in one Thermoanaerobaculia bacterium genomic window:
- a CDS encoding S41 family peptidase produces the protein MTRGTIFLALSAIGLATVLGGAAGRRSGGDVSSAALGEYAQLVSTAESWNAAKVPAEKLVYASIHGMLSSLDPHTAFLEPDDFSSLEERHQGSYFGIGITMQRRQGRVTVMAVTQGTPAWKIGLRTGDVITGIDGESVDDSWDTRRVSEHVRGPRGTPVRLTIHRPGLAEPITVTVTRDEIPQNSVRHAFLVGDGAGYVQLAEFTQTSASEVSRAIEKLERDGMKRLVLDLRGNPGGVLDPALAIADVFLKKGQTIVTTRGRIPSADRDYAAAGRARRFEGPLVVLINRGSASASEIVAGAVQDHDRGLILGTTSWGKGLVQGVYPVSYGAGLALTTAKYFTPSGRWIQRDYSDLSAYLLPDIHDEAAPDAAKKNGKLFSTDAGRPVYAAGGITPDEIVPAPKPSPFARRLQAHGVFFNFAVDYLARHPDVARGFSVDPAVREELFRFVESQGIEKAEAARSEYLADPSRSRIDAEIAQDVLSSKFGPDEGWKSWLRSDIQMERALASFPQAERLANLKPGSISRS, from the coding sequence GTGACCCGCGGAACGATCTTCCTCGCGCTCTCCGCGATCGGGCTCGCGACGGTGCTCGGAGGGGCCGCGGGCCGCCGGTCGGGGGGCGACGTCTCGTCCGCCGCGCTCGGCGAATACGCGCAGCTCGTTTCGACCGCCGAGTCGTGGAACGCCGCGAAAGTTCCCGCCGAGAAGCTCGTCTACGCCTCGATCCACGGGATGCTCTCTTCTCTCGATCCTCACACCGCGTTCCTCGAGCCCGACGACTTCTCCTCCCTGGAAGAGCGCCACCAGGGCTCCTACTTCGGAATCGGCATCACGATGCAGCGGCGCCAGGGACGCGTCACCGTGATGGCGGTGACGCAGGGGACCCCGGCCTGGAAGATCGGGCTGCGGACCGGCGACGTGATCACCGGAATCGACGGAGAGAGCGTCGACGACAGCTGGGACACGCGGCGCGTTTCCGAGCACGTCCGGGGTCCGCGGGGAACGCCGGTTCGGCTCACGATCCACCGGCCGGGACTCGCGGAGCCGATCACCGTGACCGTCACGCGGGACGAAATTCCGCAGAACTCCGTCCGCCACGCTTTCCTCGTCGGCGACGGCGCCGGCTACGTCCAGCTCGCCGAATTCACGCAGACGTCGGCCTCCGAGGTCTCCCGCGCGATCGAGAAACTCGAGCGGGACGGCATGAAACGGCTCGTCCTGGATCTCCGGGGCAATCCGGGAGGCGTCCTCGATCCCGCGCTCGCGATCGCGGACGTCTTCCTGAAGAAGGGCCAGACGATCGTGACCACGCGCGGCCGGATCCCGTCCGCCGACCGCGACTACGCCGCCGCGGGACGCGCGCGCCGCTTCGAAGGCCCTCTCGTCGTGCTGATCAACCGCGGATCCGCGTCCGCCTCCGAGATCGTCGCGGGCGCGGTGCAGGACCACGACCGCGGGCTGATCCTCGGAACGACGTCATGGGGAAAAGGCCTGGTCCAGGGGGTCTACCCGGTTTCGTACGGGGCGGGCCTCGCCCTCACGACCGCGAAGTACTTCACCCCTTCGGGCCGCTGGATCCAGCGGGACTATTCCGACCTCTCGGCGTACCTCCTGCCGGACATCCACGATGAGGCCGCTCCGGACGCCGCGAAGAAGAACGGGAAGCTCTTCTCGACCGACGCCGGCCGCCCGGTCTACGCGGCCGGCGGGATCACACCCGACGAGATCGTCCCGGCGCCGAAGCCATCTCCGTTCGCGCGGCGGCTGCAGGCACACGGAGTCTTCTTCAACTTCGCCGTGGACTACCTCGCCCGCCATCCCGACGTGGCGCGAGGCTTCTCGGTCGATCCGGCGGTGAGGGAGGAGCTCTTCCGGTTCGTCGAGAGCCAGGGAATCGAGAAGGCGGAGGCGGCGCGCTCGGAGTATCTCGCCGACCCGTCGCGCTCCCGGATCGACGCCGAGATCGCGCAGGACGTCCTGTCGTCGAAGTTCGGGCCCGACGAGGGGTGGAAGAGCTGGCTGCGTTCCGACATCCAGATGGAGCGTGCGCTCGCGTCGTTTCCCCAGGCGGAACGGCTCGCGAACCTGAAGCCCGGGTCCATCTCCCGCAGCTGA